A stretch of Acropora muricata isolate sample 2 chromosome 7, ASM3666990v1, whole genome shotgun sequence DNA encodes these proteins:
- the LOC136922132 gene encoding C-reactive protein 1.1-like isoform X3, which yields MNKPKVLLKMRGSGFSSSCLWLAISVFITSFFIIVDSNINRGPTTASARFQAFKDYVLENNVIASYQVTSQVECGSKCLRDTRCLSFNYKITNSNMDECEINKANKSTCPGCYHAQKNSIYYDDEINRCIGSDDEWSNYDLYFPNKTVKSYVNQTLSSDLDMFTICFWMETSDTQPGTTFSYATEPLDNALTLFRDELVINGAYRNYDLRNYYDGQPHHVCVKWENKAGSWNLTVDGKLINHGSGFQVGRDIRGGGIVIVGQDQDSYGGTFDSSQSFTGKISGINLWSRVLSHNELLRMSKIDYTENGDVLKWSAFVVSRYNVEMQCPSQLIWN from the exons ATGAACAAGCCTAAG GTTTTACTCAAAATGAGAGGTTCGGGGTTTTCTAGCTCATGTCTATGGTTGGCAATATCCGTTTTTATAACTTCATTCTTTATAATTGTGGATTCAAATATAAACAGAGGTCCAACTACAGCATCTGCGCGATTTCAGGCTTTCAAAG ATTATGTGTTGGAGAACAACGTTATCGCTTCGTACCAAGTGACTTCTCAGGTGGAGTGCGGTTCCAAGTGTTTGCGTGATACAAGATGCTTGTCATTCAACTATAAAATAACCAACAGTAACATGGACGAGTGCGAGATAAATAAGGCCAACAAATCCACGTGTCCTGGTTGCTACCATGCTCAAAAAAATTCTATCTATTATGATGATGAG atAAACAGATGCATTGGAAGTGATG ATGAATGGTCAAATTACGATTTGTATTTTCCAAACAAAACTGTTAAGTCCTATGTCAACCAGACGTTGTCTTCAGATCTGGACATGTTTACAATTTGCTTTTGGATGGAAACAAGTGACACTCAACCGGGCACTACGTTCAGTTACGCAACCGAGCCATTGGACAACGCATTGACATTATTTAGGGACGAGTTAGTCATCAATGGAGCGTATAG AAACTATGATTTGAGAAATTATTACGATGGACAACCACACCATGTCTGTGTGAAGTGGGAAAATAAGGCTGGATCGTGGAATCTAACCGTTGACGGAAAATTGATCAACCACGGAAGCGGATTTCAAGTTGGACGTGATATTCGAGGGGGAGGGATAGTGATCGTCGGCCAAGATCAAGACTCCTACGGGGGCACATTTGACTCGTCTCAGAGTTTTACAGGAAAAATCAGTGGGATAAATTTGTGGAGCAGAGTGTTAAGCCACAACGAGCTACTGCGCATGTCCAAGATTGATTACACAGAAAACGGGGATGTTCTCAAATGGTCCGCTTTTGTCGTCTCCAGGTATAATGTGGAAATGCAATGCCCCTCTCAGCTTATTTGGAACTAG
- the LOC136922132 gene encoding C-reactive protein 1.1-like isoform X1 has product MKHSDHGRESVVLLKMRGSGFSSSCLWLAISVFITSFFIIVDSNINRGPTTASARFQAFKDYVLENNVIASYQVTSQVECGSKCLRDTRCLSFNYKITNSNMDECEINKANKSTCPGCYHAQKNSIYYDDEINRCIGSDDEWSNYDLYFPNKTVKSYVNQTLSSDLDMFTICFWMETSDTQPGTTFSYATEPLDNALTLFRDELVINGAYRNYDLRNYYDGQPHHVCVKWENKAGSWNLTVDGKLINHGSGFQVGRDIRGGGIVIVGQDQDSYGGTFDSSQSFTGKISGINLWSRVLSHNELLRMSKIDYTENGDVLKWSAFVVSRYNVEMQCPSQLIWN; this is encoded by the exons ATGAAACATTCAGACCACGGAAGAGAATCAGTG GTTTTACTCAAAATGAGAGGTTCGGGGTTTTCTAGCTCATGTCTATGGTTGGCAATATCCGTTTTTATAACTTCATTCTTTATAATTGTGGATTCAAATATAAACAGAGGTCCAACTACAGCATCTGCGCGATTTCAGGCTTTCAAAG ATTATGTGTTGGAGAACAACGTTATCGCTTCGTACCAAGTGACTTCTCAGGTGGAGTGCGGTTCCAAGTGTTTGCGTGATACAAGATGCTTGTCATTCAACTATAAAATAACCAACAGTAACATGGACGAGTGCGAGATAAATAAGGCCAACAAATCCACGTGTCCTGGTTGCTACCATGCTCAAAAAAATTCTATCTATTATGATGATGAG atAAACAGATGCATTGGAAGTGATG ATGAATGGTCAAATTACGATTTGTATTTTCCAAACAAAACTGTTAAGTCCTATGTCAACCAGACGTTGTCTTCAGATCTGGACATGTTTACAATTTGCTTTTGGATGGAAACAAGTGACACTCAACCGGGCACTACGTTCAGTTACGCAACCGAGCCATTGGACAACGCATTGACATTATTTAGGGACGAGTTAGTCATCAATGGAGCGTATAG AAACTATGATTTGAGAAATTATTACGATGGACAACCACACCATGTCTGTGTGAAGTGGGAAAATAAGGCTGGATCGTGGAATCTAACCGTTGACGGAAAATTGATCAACCACGGAAGCGGATTTCAAGTTGGACGTGATATTCGAGGGGGAGGGATAGTGATCGTCGGCCAAGATCAAGACTCCTACGGGGGCACATTTGACTCGTCTCAGAGTTTTACAGGAAAAATCAGTGGGATAAATTTGTGGAGCAGAGTGTTAAGCCACAACGAGCTACTGCGCATGTCCAAGATTGATTACACAGAAAACGGGGATGTTCTCAAATGGTCCGCTTTTGTCGTCTCCAGGTATAATGTGGAAATGCAATGCCCCTCTCAGCTTATTTGGAACTAG
- the LOC136922132 gene encoding C-reactive protein 1.1-like isoform X2, whose translation MEAKFSSTIQVLLKMRGSGFSSSCLWLAISVFITSFFIIVDSNINRGPTTASARFQAFKDYVLENNVIASYQVTSQVECGSKCLRDTRCLSFNYKITNSNMDECEINKANKSTCPGCYHAQKNSIYYDDEINRCIGSDDEWSNYDLYFPNKTVKSYVNQTLSSDLDMFTICFWMETSDTQPGTTFSYATEPLDNALTLFRDELVINGAYRNYDLRNYYDGQPHHVCVKWENKAGSWNLTVDGKLINHGSGFQVGRDIRGGGIVIVGQDQDSYGGTFDSSQSFTGKISGINLWSRVLSHNELLRMSKIDYTENGDVLKWSAFVVSRYNVEMQCPSQLIWN comes from the exons ATGGAGGCGAAATTTTCGTCGACtattcaa GTTTTACTCAAAATGAGAGGTTCGGGGTTTTCTAGCTCATGTCTATGGTTGGCAATATCCGTTTTTATAACTTCATTCTTTATAATTGTGGATTCAAATATAAACAGAGGTCCAACTACAGCATCTGCGCGATTTCAGGCTTTCAAAG ATTATGTGTTGGAGAACAACGTTATCGCTTCGTACCAAGTGACTTCTCAGGTGGAGTGCGGTTCCAAGTGTTTGCGTGATACAAGATGCTTGTCATTCAACTATAAAATAACCAACAGTAACATGGACGAGTGCGAGATAAATAAGGCCAACAAATCCACGTGTCCTGGTTGCTACCATGCTCAAAAAAATTCTATCTATTATGATGATGAG atAAACAGATGCATTGGAAGTGATG ATGAATGGTCAAATTACGATTTGTATTTTCCAAACAAAACTGTTAAGTCCTATGTCAACCAGACGTTGTCTTCAGATCTGGACATGTTTACAATTTGCTTTTGGATGGAAACAAGTGACACTCAACCGGGCACTACGTTCAGTTACGCAACCGAGCCATTGGACAACGCATTGACATTATTTAGGGACGAGTTAGTCATCAATGGAGCGTATAG AAACTATGATTTGAGAAATTATTACGATGGACAACCACACCATGTCTGTGTGAAGTGGGAAAATAAGGCTGGATCGTGGAATCTAACCGTTGACGGAAAATTGATCAACCACGGAAGCGGATTTCAAGTTGGACGTGATATTCGAGGGGGAGGGATAGTGATCGTCGGCCAAGATCAAGACTCCTACGGGGGCACATTTGACTCGTCTCAGAGTTTTACAGGAAAAATCAGTGGGATAAATTTGTGGAGCAGAGTGTTAAGCCACAACGAGCTACTGCGCATGTCCAAGATTGATTACACAGAAAACGGGGATGTTCTCAAATGGTCCGCTTTTGTCGTCTCCAGGTATAATGTGGAAATGCAATGCCCCTCTCAGCTTATTTGGAACTAG
- the LOC136922132 gene encoding mucosal pentraxin-like isoform X4: MRGSGFSSSCLWLAISVFITSFFIIVDSNINRGPTTASARFQAFKDYVLENNVIASYQVTSQVECGSKCLRDTRCLSFNYKITNSNMDECEINKANKSTCPGCYHAQKNSIYYDDEINRCIGSDDEWSNYDLYFPNKTVKSYVNQTLSSDLDMFTICFWMETSDTQPGTTFSYATEPLDNALTLFRDELVINGAYRNYDLRNYYDGQPHHVCVKWENKAGSWNLTVDGKLINHGSGFQVGRDIRGGGIVIVGQDQDSYGGTFDSSQSFTGKISGINLWSRVLSHNELLRMSKIDYTENGDVLKWSAFVVSRYNVEMQCPSQLIWN, translated from the exons ATGAGAGGTTCGGGGTTTTCTAGCTCATGTCTATGGTTGGCAATATCCGTTTTTATAACTTCATTCTTTATAATTGTGGATTCAAATATAAACAGAGGTCCAACTACAGCATCTGCGCGATTTCAGGCTTTCAAAG ATTATGTGTTGGAGAACAACGTTATCGCTTCGTACCAAGTGACTTCTCAGGTGGAGTGCGGTTCCAAGTGTTTGCGTGATACAAGATGCTTGTCATTCAACTATAAAATAACCAACAGTAACATGGACGAGTGCGAGATAAATAAGGCCAACAAATCCACGTGTCCTGGTTGCTACCATGCTCAAAAAAATTCTATCTATTATGATGATGAG atAAACAGATGCATTGGAAGTGATG ATGAATGGTCAAATTACGATTTGTATTTTCCAAACAAAACTGTTAAGTCCTATGTCAACCAGACGTTGTCTTCAGATCTGGACATGTTTACAATTTGCTTTTGGATGGAAACAAGTGACACTCAACCGGGCACTACGTTCAGTTACGCAACCGAGCCATTGGACAACGCATTGACATTATTTAGGGACGAGTTAGTCATCAATGGAGCGTATAG AAACTATGATTTGAGAAATTATTACGATGGACAACCACACCATGTCTGTGTGAAGTGGGAAAATAAGGCTGGATCGTGGAATCTAACCGTTGACGGAAAATTGATCAACCACGGAAGCGGATTTCAAGTTGGACGTGATATTCGAGGGGGAGGGATAGTGATCGTCGGCCAAGATCAAGACTCCTACGGGGGCACATTTGACTCGTCTCAGAGTTTTACAGGAAAAATCAGTGGGATAAATTTGTGGAGCAGAGTGTTAAGCCACAACGAGCTACTGCGCATGTCCAAGATTGATTACACAGAAAACGGGGATGTTCTCAAATGGTCCGCTTTTGTCGTCTCCAGGTATAATGTGGAAATGCAATGCCCCTCTCAGCTTATTTGGAACTAG
- the LOC136922132 gene encoding mucosal pentraxin-like isoform X5 — MNYVLENNVIASYQVTSQVECGSKCLRDTRCLSFNYKITNSNMDECEINKANKSTCPGCYHAQKNSIYYDDEINRCIGSDDEWSNYDLYFPNKTVKSYVNQTLSSDLDMFTICFWMETSDTQPGTTFSYATEPLDNALTLFRDELVINGAYRNYDLRNYYDGQPHHVCVKWENKAGSWNLTVDGKLINHGSGFQVGRDIRGGGIVIVGQDQDSYGGTFDSSQSFTGKISGINLWSRVLSHNELLRMSKIDYTENGDVLKWSAFVVSRYNVEMQCPSQLIWN, encoded by the exons ATGA ATTATGTGTTGGAGAACAACGTTATCGCTTCGTACCAAGTGACTTCTCAGGTGGAGTGCGGTTCCAAGTGTTTGCGTGATACAAGATGCTTGTCATTCAACTATAAAATAACCAACAGTAACATGGACGAGTGCGAGATAAATAAGGCCAACAAATCCACGTGTCCTGGTTGCTACCATGCTCAAAAAAATTCTATCTATTATGATGATGAG atAAACAGATGCATTGGAAGTGATG ATGAATGGTCAAATTACGATTTGTATTTTCCAAACAAAACTGTTAAGTCCTATGTCAACCAGACGTTGTCTTCAGATCTGGACATGTTTACAATTTGCTTTTGGATGGAAACAAGTGACACTCAACCGGGCACTACGTTCAGTTACGCAACCGAGCCATTGGACAACGCATTGACATTATTTAGGGACGAGTTAGTCATCAATGGAGCGTATAG AAACTATGATTTGAGAAATTATTACGATGGACAACCACACCATGTCTGTGTGAAGTGGGAAAATAAGGCTGGATCGTGGAATCTAACCGTTGACGGAAAATTGATCAACCACGGAAGCGGATTTCAAGTTGGACGTGATATTCGAGGGGGAGGGATAGTGATCGTCGGCCAAGATCAAGACTCCTACGGGGGCACATTTGACTCGTCTCAGAGTTTTACAGGAAAAATCAGTGGGATAAATTTGTGGAGCAGAGTGTTAAGCCACAACGAGCTACTGCGCATGTCCAAGATTGATTACACAGAAAACGGGGATGTTCTCAAATGGTCCGCTTTTGTCGTCTCCAGGTATAATGTGGAAATGCAATGCCCCTCTCAGCTTATTTGGAACTAG